One Coccinella septempunctata chromosome X, icCocSept1.1, whole genome shotgun sequence genomic window carries:
- the LOC123321986 gene encoding branchpoint-bridging protein-like, with amino-acid sequence MKRYSMGRPLTFREPTPPSGPPSPASNGSTLSLSADWEVPPERKRDAGTSTEPPATRTVGTDGYHVYLGLGPRSCWRCGNEGHRREHCRGERVKFCSRCGCVGVLSRDCCARTTDRDRRPPLTTVSQRGTPSRSGSSGSRAEAVLPDLRLRPATPTPAPTPAPTPVPTPVPTPVPTPEPTPAPTHIPVPSKPSPPTPLPTPPKKKVKVD; translated from the coding sequence atgaaaCGTTACTCGATGGGCCGACCGTTAACATTTAGGGAACCGACCCCACCGTCCGGACCGCCTTCTCCAGCAAGTAATGGGTCGACGCTCAGCCTGTCGGCAGACTGGGAGGTGCCGCCGGAAAGGAAAAGAGACGCCGGGACCAGCACAGAACCGCCAGCCACCAGGACCGTGGGTACCGATGGATATCACGTCTACCTGGGGTTGGGCCCCCGAAGCTGTTGGCGGTGTGGCAACGAAGGCCACCGACGAGAACACTGCAGAGGGGAGCGGGTGAAATTTTGTTCTAGGTGTGGCTGCGTGGGTGTCCTATCACGGGATTGCTGTGCCCGAACCACCGACCGTGACCGCAGACCTCCCTTAACCACCGTCAGCCAGCGAGGAACCCCAAGCCGGAGCGGATCCTCAGGAAGCAGGGCAGAGGCCGTACTCCCGGATCTCCGGTTGAGGCCCGCCACACCGACGCCTGCACCGACGCCGGCACCGACGCCTGTACCGACGCCTGTACCGACGCCTGTACCGACGCCTGAACCGACGCCTGCACCGACGCACATACCGGTACCGTccaaaccgtcgccgcccacaccgTTGCCGACCCCACCGAAAAAGAAGGTGAAAGTAGATTAA